From a single Ignavibacteria bacterium genomic region:
- a CDS encoding ABC transporter ATP-binding protein, with protein MIELDNIYKNFGDNQVLKGLSLKINKGEALAIIGRSGCGKSVLLKHIIGLLKPDSGTVTVEGYDINKIKEKELYELRKKFGFLFQGAALFDSMTVGENVSLPLIEGNRKYTKAQVDDLVAEKLELVGLPGIEAQKPAELSGGMRKRVGLARALITNPEYILYDEPTTGLDPIMSESIDNLIKDLSVKLNVTSIVVTHDMISVRIVAERVAMAHEGKIYFTGTPAELLASDDEIIKEFIARTL; from the coding sequence ATGATTGAGCTCGACAATATTTACAAGAATTTCGGTGACAACCAGGTTTTGAAGGGACTTAGCCTCAAGATCAACAAAGGAGAGGCACTCGCAATTATCGGCAGGTCAGGGTGTGGAAAATCAGTACTGCTCAAACACATTATTGGACTCTTGAAACCCGATTCAGGCACCGTGACTGTCGAAGGCTACGATATTAATAAAATCAAAGAAAAAGAACTTTACGAACTCCGCAAAAAGTTCGGCTTCCTTTTCCAGGGTGCTGCCCTTTTTGATTCAATGACCGTTGGTGAAAATGTCTCCCTCCCGCTCATCGAAGGAAACAGAAAATATACAAAAGCTCAGGTCGACGACCTTGTTGCAGAAAAACTCGAACTTGTCGGCTTGCCCGGAATAGAAGCACAAAAACCCGCGGAACTCTCCGGTGGCATGCGAAAAAGAGTCGGACTTGCCCGTGCCCTCATCACTAATCCTGAATATATCCTTTACGACGAACCCACAACCGGACTCGACCCCATCATGAGCGAGTCAATCGACAACCTCATCAAAGACCTCAGCGTAAAACTGAATGTAACCTCCATCGTCGTCACCCACGATATGATCAGTGTAAGAATCGTCGCCGAGCGCGTCGCGATGGCACACGAAGGCAAAATCTACTTCACCGGCACTCCCGCCGAGCTCCTTGCCTCCGATGACGAGATCATTAAAGAGTTTATAGCAAGAACGCTATAG
- the dprA gene encoding DNA-processing protein DprA: MKSIPIEEFIALRRLLNCKQIGIVTVKAMLDIYGTGVKTIESPAKEVAKSVKLSDSAYKGFLEGVKTGDFDSGYKKDYDYVTSFGWIAAYGSESYPQQLVNIYDSPILIYVIGEILEQDKKSLGIVGTRTPTPYGLKATSDISKGIVKEGFTVVSGLARGIDTTSHKSALSAGGRTIAVLGSGFKNIYPAENKKLAKEIASSGAIITEYAPDTKPDAINFPARNRIISGFSLGTLVVEAAEKGGALLTAEFAIDQGKAVFAIPGNINSAKSGGTNRLIQRGEAKLVIEVKDILDELNIKPLNAAVTPKSEPVLEELSMFEEKLYSSIEFQPLHIDEIASLTGLNVSECLINLLQLEFKGLIRQLPGKNFVRI, encoded by the coding sequence ATGAAATCAATCCCGATTGAAGAATTCATTGCTCTTCGAAGGTTGCTCAACTGCAAACAAATCGGGATCGTTACTGTAAAGGCGATGCTCGATATCTATGGCACCGGAGTAAAAACAATAGAAAGCCCTGCTAAAGAAGTTGCCAAAAGCGTCAAACTCTCCGATTCAGCTTATAAAGGTTTTCTGGAAGGTGTAAAAACCGGCGATTTCGATTCCGGTTACAAAAAAGATTACGATTATGTAACTTCATTCGGCTGGATAGCAGCTTACGGCTCAGAGTCGTATCCTCAGCAGCTTGTTAATATTTACGATTCTCCAATTCTTATATATGTAATCGGCGAAATTCTCGAGCAGGATAAAAAATCCCTCGGTATTGTCGGCACAAGAACCCCAACCCCTTACGGTTTAAAGGCAACATCTGACATTTCAAAAGGTATCGTGAAGGAAGGTTTTACCGTGGTCAGCGGTCTTGCACGGGGAATCGATACCACTTCCCATAAATCCGCCCTTTCGGCAGGCGGAAGAACAATCGCTGTCCTCGGAAGTGGATTCAAAAACATCTATCCCGCAGAAAACAAAAAACTTGCGAAAGAAATCGCCTCATCAGGTGCGATAATAACCGAATATGCCCCCGATACTAAGCCCGATGCCATCAACTTCCCCGCAAGAAACCGTATTATCAGCGGTTTTTCACTCGGTACTCTCGTCGTCGAGGCTGCCGAAAAAGGGGGAGCACTCCTTACCGCTGAATTTGCCATTGATCAGGGAAAAGCAGTTTTCGCAATCCCCGGCAATATCAACTCTGCCAAGTCGGGTGGAACTAACCGCTTGATCCAACGGGGTGAAGCCAAACTTGTAATCGAAGTCAAAGACATCCTTGACGAATTAAACATAAAACCCCTCAACGCAGCGGTAACGCCAAAGAGTGAACCTGTTTTGGAGGAACTCTCGATGTTTGAAGAGAAACTCTACAGTTCTATCGAATTCCAGCCGCTCCATATTGATGAAATTGCATCCCTTACAGGCTTGAATGTTTCAGAATGCCTAATTAACCTGCTGCAACTCGAATTCAAGGGATTGATCAGGCAGTTACCCGGCAAAAATTTTGTCAGAATATGA
- a CDS encoding EutN/CcmL family microcompartment protein, which produces MFLAKVHGNVVSSVKNKELTGQKLLLVRKIDLEGNFMDNKDIIAIDYVSAGPGDIVMVTQEGDAVQQIINNKKSPVHTIIVGVVDKISVTV; this is translated from the coding sequence ATGTTCCTCGCAAAGGTTCATGGAAATGTAGTCTCTTCAGTTAAAAATAAGGAACTGACGGGTCAAAAACTCCTCCTTGTCCGTAAAATTGACCTCGAGGGGAACTTCATGGACAACAAAGACATCATCGCCATCGATTATGTTTCTGCCGGTCCCGGTGATATCGTGATGGTCACTCAGGAAGGCGATGCTGTACAGCAAATTATTAACAATAAAAAATCCCCCGTCCACACGATAATCGTTGGTGTTGTCGATAAAATCTCCGTAACAGTTTGA